The bacterium DNA segment GGTGACCCTGGACCTCGACGCCACCGACGATCCCACCCACGGCCGACAGCAGTTGTCCCTGTTCAATGGCCATTACGACCGGTGGTGCTACCTGCCGCTGCTGGCGTTCGCCACGTTCAACGACGAGAGCGATCAGCATCTTCTGGCGGCGGTGCTGCGACCCGGTGTCTGCTGAATACGATCACGGCACGGCATATATGATAATTGGTATATTGATCATATCGGGATTCAGGTACTGCTTATTATAGAACAAGTGAGGAGATGATTCCACTTTGTACCCCATTGACCCGGACACCATTCGCCTCTATAATCCCAGCGGGTTGGGATGTTATCCGCTGCAATCTCGCGTGTGCGGGATGATCTATAACACCTCGATCTCCATTTCCCGCACTTTCCCCGTGCAGCCGACATCCCTCCCGCCGGTTACCACATTTTCCTGTGGCCAGCGCAACTCCGACTCACCAGACGCGGACTCGGATCCAGGATCGATGTGGTGGCCCTCCAGCTCATGGTTGTGGCTGTTGCAAGAGATGGTTCCAGTTCCGCGGTTCCAAGTCAGGGGAGGTGATAAGATCATGAGACATATCCAGACATCACATGAGGACCGGCAGCGACTGCTCCGAATCATCCGCTGCGTCGCCGGCTCGGTCCGGCTATGGCGGACCTCACCGCAGAAAGTGTCGGTCTGGCTGGGCCCGACGCTTCCGTTCTTGGCTCTGGCGTTTGTCGTCTCGGGCCCGGCGCCGCTGGCGACCGGGCAGAAAGCGGACTTGAACACCAAAGACAGGGTCGATCAGGTCGAGAATTCCGTGGCCCAGCCACGGGTGGCTGCGCCGATGGTAGTCGAGATGCGCCGAATCCAGGAGCAGGAACGAGAGGGTCTGAGCCGTCTGCATGAGCGTTTCCGACAGGTGTCCGACTCTCAGGAAGCGCTGGCCATCCAGCGCGAGATCGAGGCGCTCAAGGTGGACACGGGACTGGCATTGCTGCGGATCCAGGCCGACTTCGCCCGCCGCGAAGGACGCACCGAGGTCGCCGAGCAGATTGAAGCCGTCATCGATCGGATCCTGCGTCCAGAGGTACCGGCCGTTCGGGTAGACCGGTCGCGCCCCTTCGACGCGAATGACGTCCCGCCGGGGCAGGGAAGGGAGTGACGAGCCATGCGATACCTTCTGATCGTATTTGCCATGATCTCCCTCTGCCTGTTCACGGCGACCCCTGCCTCGGCCACGGTACGTTACGATCCGATCAAGGTCCGAATGCTCGGCGAGCCCCGTGTCGCCGTCGCGGGCCGGCCGTTCGCAGGGACTCTGGAAATGACGGCCGGAAGGCCCCTCTTCCTCTCCAACGTGAACCTCGTGTCCAGCGGTTGGACGATCAACAGCGTCGACTCGCCCGGCGACACGCAGCTCGAGGCTCAGGAGAGCGTCCTCGTGTCCTTCGAGGCCGTGCCAATCGACGCGGATCAACCCCTGCTTCTGAACTACGAGGTCGACCTGGCGGCCTACCAGGAACCCGTCGACCTCTCCGAGACGGCCTTCGTCAGGACCCAGACCGGAACCACGGCGCGGCTGGCCGAGGCGGACACGAACACCTTCCTCGGCGAAACGGACGGGGAGTCGCCGGACAAGGCGAGGGACATCCGCGTCTGGGGGCGCCTGAGCTATCAGCGAGAGGACGGCCAGCGGATCGGTGCCTACGGCGTGAAGGTCGAAGTGCACGACGAGGACTGGTCCGACGACGAGGTGCTGGACCACGGTTACACCGACGAGGACGGCCGCTACGATTTCACCTTCCGCTGGGATCCCAGCTGGTGGGAGGACCAGCAGCCCGACATCCAC contains these protein-coding regions:
- a CDS encoding transposase; protein product: VTLDLDATDDPTHGRQQLSLFNGHYDRWCYLPLLAFATFNDESDQHLLAAVLRPGVC